GCTGTCCACCAGGGCCCCCAGCTCGGCGTCCCGCAGAAAACTGGGGGTGCCGCCGCCCAGATACACGGTGTCCAGTTCAACCTCATAGCGCGAGGCCAGTTCTGCGGCCTCGTGTTCCAGTTGCGCCAGGTACGCCTCGACCTGTCCGGCCCGGCGCGTCAGGACATGAAAGTCACAGTACGGGCAGATGCTGGGGCAGAACGGCACGTGAACGTACAGGTGGCGCACCACCGGGTCCAGCGCGGGTTCCTGGACACCGGCGCCGGCTGCGGCAGGGAAGGCGGGGGGAACGGAGCGCACGGCGGGCAGTTTACGCGGGCGGGCGGCGTATCACCGTGAGGCCGAGCGGCTGCCCGACCGAACGTTCCGGTGGACACTCCGGCGGGGGCGAAGGAGCTTCAGCGCCCGTGCGGCGTGGCGTCCATCCAGGCTTCCAGCGCCTTTTGCAGGGCGCCCGCCGTCGTGACGAGCACCGGCGCGTCCAGCGAGGCCACCGCCGAGGCCGCCGCGCTCTGGCCCTGGCGCTTGCCCGCGTGAAGTCCGGCAGGGGCGCTCCAGGCAGGAAAAGGGCCGCCCTCGGCATATTCCAGGCCCCCAGTGCCCGCCAGCATGGCCGCGGGAAGGTTCACCTCGGGGCCGGCTGCCAGCGCCTGCCGGCCGATCACGAGCACGCCGCGTGGTCCCACCTCGCGCACCGCCGCGAGCAGGGGCGTGAGGCCCTCGTGCACGATCAGGTCCACGGAGCCCTTGCCGTCCACGGCTTCCAGGGCGGCCGGCAGGGCGGAGGCGAGTTCGGGGGGGGCGGCCACCAGCCACGGGTGGCCCCCCGCGCGGCCCTCGAAGCTGGCGCGGGCGCTGCCGTACAGATCGGTCCAGGTGCGGATGTGTTGCATGGCGCTCAGGATAGGGTGGCCGCAGCGGGCCGGCGGCTTGCCCTACCCCAGCCCCGGCAGCAGCGCCACCACCGCCGCGATGGTCAGCACCGATCCCAGGGTCGTGACAAGCACCACGCCCGAGACCGTCCCGGCGTCGCCGCCGTACTCCTGCGCGATCAGCAGGGCATTGACGGCGGTGGGCATGCTTGCCGAGAGAATCAGGACGGCCAGCGATTGCCCCTGCAGGCCCACCAGCCTGCCCACGCCCAGCGCGATCAGCGGGCCGCCGATCAACCGGGCTGCGCTGGCCAGCCACACCCGGCGGTTCAGCGGCGGCCAGCCCCCCGCTCCCAGCTGCAGCCCCAGCGACAGCAGTACCAGCGGCAGGGTGGCCTGCGCGAGCAGCGACACCCCGCGGGTCACGCCCTGCGGCACCGGCACGTTCAGCAGCCTCAGGATCAGGGCGACCAGGGCCACCCACACCGTTGGAAGCCGGAAGATCGAGCGCAAAATACCGCGCGGCCCGGAGCGCTGGTCGGGGCCGGAGGCGGAGCCGTACAGGGCCGGGCCGACGATGTACATGGCGACGATGGACACCAGGAACACCACGGTGGCCCGGTCAAAGCCGCCCTCGCCGAACACGAACAGGGCGATGGGCAGCCCCATGTTGCCGCTGTTCCAGATGCCCGCGCCCGCGCTCAGGCTGCGGCGCTCGGCGTCGGGGCGGCCCAGGCCGGTGAGCCAGCCGAGCAGCAGAGACAGGCCCATGACGAGCAAGAAGGCCACGCCCAGCTGACCGGCCTCGGCCGCGTGGACGGGCGTGCGCAGGATCACGTCCAGCACCAGGGCCGGAATGAGCAGATACATGGAGAGCCGGGCGATGGTGAGCTGATCGATGCGCATCTGCGAGGCCAGCAGCGCCCCCAGGCCGGCCACGATCACCACGGGAAGCAGCACACTGCTGAGCGCCTGAAACATCTGTGCCATCGTGGCATGAATGGACCGGCAAAAGGCGCACGAGCGGCCCGCCTGGAAGGGCCCTCCGCGCGCGGCCCTTGACCGATCCGCTCCTACCGTCTATATTTCTGTGGCTGGCAGCGAGGCGTAGCGCAGCCTGGTAGCGCACTACCTTGGGGTGGTAGGGGTCGTGAGTTCAAATCTCGCCGCCTCGACCAGCAGAGAAGTCCCTCCTAGAGGGGCTTCTTCTTTATTTTCCTCCGGCCATATCCCGCTCCTGTCCCTGGAGGGTGGGCCGTACGCGCCTCAGGGGGATTCCGGCCTGTGCGTGTCTGGTGCGGCTTTTTCTAAGGTTTCTGCCCGTGTGCCTGGCCGTTAAAGGGGCCAGGCACACGGGCAGAAGTTTTATGGCGGCGGGCAGCGGCGCACCCCCACAGAAGCCGGCGGTCGGTGCTCTTCCCCGGGCCGGTGGCCCTCAGGAGGCGGCGATGAGTTCCGTCTCGGCCGCCGGCTCCGATTCTTCAACCTCGTCCAGCCAGGTCCGTAATTCCCGCAGCTGCTCACGGCTCAGGACAAGTCCGCCGCCGCCGCGAACCGGGTGATGCGTCGTGATATGTAAGCCCTTCTCGCCGAAGGCCAAACACAGCGAGACGGTTCCCGTACGCAAGGTCAACTCTCTTAATGCCAGCTTCATGTAACGCGAAGCATTTCATGTCGTTGCGGCAAAAGCTATCTGGAACATCACATCGGCTCCCCCCTCTTTGGGGGCACTGACGCGGCCTTTCCGGGGGCGTCATGAGGGTGGTGGGGCCTGCCAGGCCGCGGGCAGGCGTGCTCTAGAGTTGGCGCGTGCAACTTCTGTCGCGTCTCGCGTCCCGCCATCCCTGGACGGTGCTGCTGGTGTGGGGACTGGCCGCGCTGCTCAGCCTTCCGCTGGCAGCCCGCGCCCCGGCTGCCCTGAACGCCGATCCGGCGGGGGGCCTGAGCGACTCGGAGGCGACCCGCGTGACCGACCTCCTGCGCGACCGCTTTGGCGAGCGCGATACCAACACGGCCATCCTGGTCACGCGCAGCGAGCCGCCGCTGACCACCCCACAGGGGCAGGCCACCTACGACACGTTTCTCGCGGGCCTTGCCCGGGTGCCGGGGGTGTCGCGGGTGGTGGCGGCCACGCCGGGCGGCCCGCTGCCCACACAGGCCCCGGACGGCGGGCTCGCGCTGACGGTGGCCCAGATTCCCCTGGGAGACGGCGGCACCCCGGCCCTGAGCGCCGTGCGGGCGTATGTCCGCGGTTTTCAGGCCACGGAGCGCTCGGCGGCCCTGAGTGTCCGCGTGACCGGTGGGCAGGCCATTGCGGACGACTTCACCGCCTTTGCCGAGGCCGATACCAAACGCAGCGAGTTCACGGCCCTGCCGCTGATTGCCGGGCTGCTGCTGCTCGTGTTCGGTGCTCTGGTGGCGACCGGGCTGCCGCTGGTGGTGGGCCTGCTGAGCATCAGCGTGGCGATGGCGGCGCTGTACGGCCTGACCTTCCTGATGCCGGTGAGCACCTTTGCCCAGAGCGTCATCACCATGCTGGGTCTGGGCGCGGGCATCGACTACGCCCTGCTGATGGTCAACCGCTTTCGCGAGGAACTCCGGCGCGGGGGAGACAGCCGCGCCGCCGCCGGGCGCACGGTCGCCACGGCGGGCCGCAGCGTGGCCTTCAGCGGCCTGACGGTGGCGATTGCCATGGCGGGCCTGATCCTGCCCCCGGTGGCCTTTGTGCGCAGCATCGGCATCGGTGGGGTGCTGGCGGTGCTGCTCACGGTGCTCGCGAGCCTGACGGCCCTGCCCGCCCTGCTGGCGCTGCTGGGCGAGCGGGTCAACAGCCCCCGGCTGTTCAAGGTCACGTGGGCACAGAGCACACGCGCTTCGGCGGGCTGGACGGCCTTCGCGCGGCGCGTCACGGCGCGTCCGTGGCTGGGGGCGCTGCTGCCCACCGCCGCGCTGCTTATCCTGGCCGCGCCGGCCCTGACCATGAAGACGGGGTATGCGGGGGCCTGGGGGCTGGTGCCGGGTGTGGAGAGCCGTGACGCGCTGGACGACGTGCGCAGGCTGGGCGCGGGCGGCCTGCTCAGCCAGTTTGAGGTCGTGCTGGACCTGCAGGGCGAGCGCTACACCCCGGCGAAGCGCGGGCAATTCCAGGCAGTGGTGGAAGAGCTGCGCGCCCTGCCCGGCGTGAAGGCCGTCCTGAGCCCCTTCCTGACACCCGCCGACCTCGGCGCAGGCGGCGGAGGCCTGGACGCCCTGAGTGCCCTGACGCGCCGCTCGTTCAGCGCCGACCGCACCCTGCTGCGCGTGACGGTGGTGCCGGACGACACCCTGCGGGCCCAGGACATCGCGGCCTTCGAGGCGCGGCTGCGTGACACGCTGCGCGGCAGCGGCTTCGCCTACCTGCTGGGGGGCGCGCCGGTGGGCGGTGAGGAGTTCAGCCGCGCGATCACCGGCACGCTGCCCAGCGTGATCCTCACGGTGTTCGCGGGCACCTTCGTGCTGCTGATGGTGGCCTTTCGCAGCGTGCTGATTCCCCTCAAGAGCATCGTCATGAACGCCCTGACAGTCGGGGCGGCGGTGGGCGTGGTGACCCTGGTCGTCCAGCAGGGCGTGTTCGCCCGGCCCCTGGGCATTCCCGACGATGTGGGTGTGCTGGACGCCTCGCTGCCGGTGCTGCTGTTCGCGGTGATGTTCGGCCTGAGCATGGACTACGAGATCTTTCTGCTGTCGCGGGTGCAGGAAGAACATCTGCGGGGAGCCAGCAACGACGAGGCGGTGGTGCTGGCCGTGGGCCACACCGCACGCATCATCACGAGCGCGGCCGTGATCATGTTCATCGTCTTTGCCGCCTTCATGTTCGGGCGGGTGATCGCCACCAAGAGCATCGGCCTGGGCCTGGCGGTGGCTGTGGCCCTGGACGCCACGGTGGTGCGCCTCATTCTGGTGCCCGCCTTTCTCAAGCTGGCGGGCCGCTGGAACTGGTGGCTGCCCGCGTGGCTGGACCGGCGGCTGCCGCACATCCGCATGGAGCATTGAGGCCAGGAGGTCTTGAGACGGCGGCGCAGGGGCCGCTCTCCGGCGCGGTCAACCCGGCGTCAGTGTGCTCCTCCTGGTGCTATTCCTGCGCCTGTGCCCTGGCCTGCTGTCGGCGCCGCACCAGCCAGATCGCCGCCGCCACGAGCAGCCCTCCCACAATGACCGTCGAGATGGGCCCGACATACTCTTCCACCCGGTCATAGTTCTCGCCCAGCAGGTAGCCGGCTCCGGTCAGCAGGCTCGACCACAGCGCCGAGCCGAGGGCGCTGTACAGCAGGAACTTGGGCAGCGGCATCTCGCTCATGCCCGCCGGCAGGCTCAGCAGACTGCGGATGCCGGGCACCATGCGCCCGAACAGCACCGCTCCCGCGCCGTGGCGGTCAAACCAGTCGTCGGCCTTGCGGATGTCCTTGCCGCTCAGGGCCAGCCACTTGCCGTGTTTGTCGGCCCACTCGATCAGCCGGTCCTCGCTGAAGACCCGTCCGACGTAATACAGCGGCAGGGTGCCGAGCACGCTGCCCAGCGTGCCCATCAGCACCACCCCCACCACGTTGAGGTCGCCGCGCGACGCCGCGAAGCCCGCCGAGGGCAGAATCACTTCACTGGGAATGGGCGGAAAGACATTCTCCAGGATCATCAGCAGCAGGATGCCGAAGTATCCCAGGCTGTCCATCAGATTCTGAATCCACTCAACCATCGCGGGGACAGCCTAGCGGCTCGCCGGGCCCTTGCCGTTCTCAAAAAGGTTGAGACCCCCTAAAGTCGGGGGCCGGGAGCCGGCCTCTACACTGCGGAGCATGACTTCCCCCCTGCGCGCCGTCGTGTTCGATTTCGACGGCACCATCCTGGACACCGAGACCCGCGAGTTCTACCACTGGCAGCAGCTGTACGGCGAACACGGGCGCGAGCTGTCGCTGTCCGAGTGGCAGCGCGGCATCGGCACCTGGGACGCCTTTGATCCGTGGGCCGGCCTGCCCGAGACCGTGCAGCAGCGGCGCGAACAGGTCCACGCCGAGCTGCGCGCCCGCATCTTGGCCGACATCGCCGAACAGGACCTGCGCCCCGGCGTGCGCGAGGTGCTCGAGGGCGTGCGCTCGGCGGGACTGCGGCTGGCGCTGGCGACCAGCAGCGACCGGGAGTGGGTAAGTCACTGGCTGGAACAGCACGAACTGCGCTCTCTGTTCGAGGTGCTGTGTACCCGCGACGACGTGCGGCGGGTCAAGCCCGATCCCGAGCTGTACACCCTGGCCGCCGGGCGGCTGGGACTGCGCCCCGGGGAGTGCCTCGCGGTGGAGGACAGCCTGAACGGTGGCCTCGCCGCCGTCGCCGCCGGCCTGCGGGTCGTGGTGGTGCCCAACGAGGTCACCTACACCCAGCCGTTTCCGCCCGACTGGCCGCGCCTCAACGACGGCTTCGCGCTGGGCCTGGTCGGGCTGCTGGCGGCTGCGGGCGAGGGGGTAGGAGAAGGGCTTCCCGGCTGAGGCCCAACCCGCTGCCTCAGCCGTACTGTGCGCGGTGGGCCTTTTTCAGCCGGGCATAGTCCTCGTTCGCCTCGGCCTCGTCCCACCGCGCCTTGAAGATGCGGGCGGCCTCGGCCTTGACCGGGTCCTCGGGCTGGCGGGGCAACTCGGCGCGGCCGTGGGCCCCGCTCTGGCCCTTCTTGTCCTGGGGCACGGGACCGTCGTATTTCTTGCCGCCCTTGTGGTTGGCGTAGCGCCGCGCCCGGGTAAAGCCCATCTGCAGAAATTTACGGGCCATGTCCGCGCCCACGAAGTCGCCGGCCCGCAGATACTCCTCGAACATGCCGAAGATGGCCTCGCTGCTCTCGCGGGCCGCCTCGGGTGTGGCGAAGCGCCAGTGCGGCAACAACTCGCCCTTGTAGGGCTGAACCAGCAGCACGCCCTGCTCGCCCCGTCCGACCCGGTACAGCTCGGGGTGGGCGCGCAGATCAAGTTCTGCGTAGTGAAGGGAATAGTCGAATTTGGGCATGGACGAACCTCTCAGACGAACCTCTCAGGCACCGCACCACACGGAGGCGGGCCGCTGGAAACATCCGGCAGCCCGCCCACACGCTCTGACTTCGCCGCTCAGTTCAGGCGGTCGTCGTCCATGATGGCCTGCAGCATCCAGCGGATCATGTCAATGGTCGCCGCGTAGCCGTTGTACATGTCGGCGGTGGCGGGGTCGTTGGCCTCGTCCACGGTCTGGCTGTCGTCGCGGTAGCCGCGCGACACCCGGGTCAGGTCGTTGACGAGATCGGCGAGCTGCGCGCGGGCGTCCCGGACGGTCTCGTTGGGCACCTTGACCACGCTGTAGCGCTCGATGTCGCTGGGCGCGGCGATGGGGCTGCCGCCCAGGGCCACGAGACGCTCGGCCTGCTCGTCAATGCTGGGGAAGATCTTTTCGATGAACTCGTCATAGGCGAGATGCAGGTCGCGGAAGAAGCGGCCCCGGATGTCCCAGTGGTACTTCTTGAACTTCAGGTACAGGCTGATGCTCGTTGCGAGGTTGCGCTGCAGGGTCTCGGCCACCGTGGTGAACTCCTGCTCGGTCAGGTAGTTGTGGTCCACCAGCGCGTTAAAGGCGGTGTCCAGGTGCGCGGCGTCGGCCTTGGCCTCACCGCTAGGAACCACACCGGGCTTGGCCGCCTTGGCCTTGCTGGCCTGACTGGCGGCTTTGGCTTTGGCCTGTTCGGGAGCCTTGCTCTTTTTGGTCATGGCTCCACGCTACCCCTGGCCACGCGGAGCGGACCATGCGGATTCCTTTACGCTTGGGCGCTGAAGATGAGCTTGTTGTCCATGACCTTCATCTCCAGCCGGCCACCCTCCAGCAACTCGGTGAGGTGTGCGCTCACCACCGCGCGGTTCAGGACCACCGCGCCTGCGTTCGTCATGGTGATCCCCAGCGCCCCGCAGACGCGGGCGAGCAGCTCGTCAATGCTGGCCTCGCCCGCCTGCACCGCTCGCAGCACCGCCGCCGTGGTGCGTTCGTAGGCGGCGAGGTTGGCCGCCACCAGTCCGGCCAGGTCGGAGGTGGGATTGCCGTGGCCGGGCAACACCGTGCGGACCCCTTCCAGGCGGGCCAGCTTCGCCGCACTGCGTTTTTGCAGCCCCGAATCGGCACAGAAGGTCAGCGGGTGCTTGTTCAGGGCGTCCTCGCCGAACAGGGCGTCGGCGGCGTACAGCACCTCGCCCACCCGCACGGCGTACATCAGGGAGGCGTGTCCGGCCACCTCGATGAGTTCCACGTCCGCCCCGCCAATCCGGGACAGGCCCGGTTCGGGGGCGAGGCGGGCCGGGCTGGGGGGCGCGAGCAGGAACTTGCTCTGCAGTTCGCGCGGCGGGCGGGCGCCGAACAGCGTCAGCGGCTCCAGGATCGGGTGCGTGATCACGGCGTCTTCCAGCGGCGGCGCAAAGACCTTGAGATCGGGAAAGCGCTTCAGGATCAGGCGGTTGCCGCCGTGGTGGTCGGCGTGGCTGTGGGTGTTCATGATGCCGCCCGGCGTGAGGCCCGCTTCCTCCAGCACCCGCAGCAGCTTGCGGGCGTGAGCATCGTCCAGCCCGGTGTCAATAAGCAGCGCCGTCTGTCCGCTGCCGGCCACCACGAAACTGTTCACCGCGCCGGGCAGGTACCACACACCGGGGGCCAGAGGGATCAGGGACGTCATGCGCTTCATGCTAGCGGCGCGCTAGCGTACGGCGCAGGAGGTTCCGTTCATGCCCCCCCACCCCCCGCTGGTTACCCCCGCCGAGATTCAGGCCGCCCACGCCCGGTTGCAGGGCCGCATCTACCGCACGCCCCTGGTGCCTTTTCCCGCGTTGCCCGCGCTGTGGCTCAAGGCCGAGAACCTGCAGTACGGCGGAGCCTTCAAGCTGCGCGGAGCGTTCAACAAGCTGCTGTCGCTGACTCCGGCACAGCGGGCGCACGGCGTGGTCGCGCATTCCAGCGGCAACCATGCCGGGGCAGTGGCCCACGCCGCGCGGGCGCTGGGTATCCCGGCGGTGGTGGTGATGCCCGCCGGGGCGCCGCGGACCAAGCTGGAGGCCACCCGCGCGTGCGGCGCGGAGGTCGTGCTTGTGGGCAACGCCAGCGAGGAGCGTGCGGCGAGGGCCGCCGAACTGGCCCGCGACCGGGGCCTGACCCCGGTGCCGCCCTACGACGACGCGCACATCATCGCCGGAGCGGGCACGGTGGGGCTGGAGATTCTGGAGGACCGGCCGGACGTGGAAACCGTGCTGGTGCCGGTCAGCGGCGGCGGGTTGATCTCGGGCGTGGCGGCGGCGGTCAAGGGCCTGCGCCCGGACGTGCGCGTTATCGGAGTGGAACCCGAACTCGCGGCGGACGCGCGCGCCAGCCTGCACGCCGCAGAGCGTGTCTCCTGGGAAGCCGGGGAGGTCGCCCGCACCCTGGCCGACGGCCTGCGCGTGCAGCAGCTGGGAGAACTGACCTGGGCGCACATCCGCGCCCACGTGGACGACATCGTGACCGTCAGCGAGACACAGCTGCGCCGGGCGGTGCGCGACACGGCCCGGCGTGCCCATCTGGTGGCCGAGCCCAGCGGCGCGGTGACGGTGGCGGCGGCGCTGTACGGCGGCCACGATTTTGGCCCTGGCCCGGTGGTCGCGGTGGTCAGCGGCGGCAATCTGGACCTGAGTCTGCTGACCGAACTCCTGAGCGCTGAGGCGTAGGCGTTCCCGTTGCGCGCTTTGCTCAGGGCCCCCGCCCCTTTACCCAGCATTGACCTGACGCCCTTCCCATGCTTTAAGAGTTAAAGTACCGGTCATGGAATTCCGGAATCTTGGCAGAAGTGGTCTGAAAGTCAGTGAAGTGGCGCTGGGGGGCTGGGAAACCTACGGCGTGGGCGTGAACGAGCAGCAGATGGTCCGCGACATCGTGACCGCCGCCTACGAGGGTGGAGTCAACTTCTTCGATCAGGCCGACGTGTACGCGCGTGGCCGCAGCGAGGAACTGATGGGCGCGGTGCTGCGCGAACTGCCGCGCCACACTCTGGTGCTGTCGAGCAAGGTGTTCTGGCCCATGAGCGATGACGTGAACGACCGCGGCCTGAGCCGCAAGCATGTGCTGGAGAGCATCGACAAGTCGCTCAAGCGTCTGGGCACCGATTACCTGGACATCTACTTTGCCCACCGCTACGACCCGGACGTGCCGATGGAGGAGATCGTGATGGCCTTCGATCAGGTGATCCGCGACGGCAAGGCGCTGTACTGGGGCACGTCCATGTGGCCG
This genomic window from Deinococcus aerophilus contains:
- a CDS encoding threonine ammonia-lyase, translated to MPPHPPLVTPAEIQAAHARLQGRIYRTPLVPFPALPALWLKAENLQYGGAFKLRGAFNKLLSLTPAQRAHGVVAHSSGNHAGAVAHAARALGIPAVVVMPAGAPRTKLEATRACGAEVVLVGNASEERAARAAELARDRGLTPVPPYDDAHIIAGAGTVGLEILEDRPDVETVLVPVSGGGLISGVAAAVKGLRPDVRVIGVEPELAADARASLHAAERVSWEAGEVARTLADGLRVQQLGELTWAHIRAHVDDIVTVSETQLRRAVRDTARRAHLVAEPSGAVTVAAALYGGHDFGPGPVVAVVSGGNLDLSLLTELLSAEA
- a CDS encoding MMPL family transporter, yielding MQLLSRLASRHPWTVLLVWGLAALLSLPLAARAPAALNADPAGGLSDSEATRVTDLLRDRFGERDTNTAILVTRSEPPLTTPQGQATYDTFLAGLARVPGVSRVVAATPGGPLPTQAPDGGLALTVAQIPLGDGGTPALSAVRAYVRGFQATERSAALSVRVTGGQAIADDFTAFAEADTKRSEFTALPLIAGLLLLVFGALVATGLPLVVGLLSISVAMAALYGLTFLMPVSTFAQSVITMLGLGAGIDYALLMVNRFREELRRGGDSRAAAGRTVATAGRSVAFSGLTVAIAMAGLILPPVAFVRSIGIGGVLAVLLTVLASLTALPALLALLGERVNSPRLFKVTWAQSTRASAGWTAFARRVTARPWLGALLPTAALLILAAPALTMKTGYAGAWGLVPGVESRDALDDVRRLGAGGLLSQFEVVLDLQGERYTPAKRGQFQAVVEELRALPGVKAVLSPFLTPADLGAGGGGLDALSALTRRSFSADRTLLRVTVVPDDTLRAQDIAAFEARLRDTLRGSGFAYLLGGAPVGGEEFSRAITGTLPSVILTVFAGTFVLLMVAFRSVLIPLKSIVMNALTVGAAVGVVTLVVQQGVFARPLGIPDDVGVLDASLPVLLFAVMFGLSMDYEIFLLSRVQEEHLRGASNDEAVVLAVGHTARIITSAAVIMFIVFAAFMFGRVIATKSIGLGLAVAVALDATVVRLILVPAFLKLAGRWNWWLPAWLDRRLPHIRMEH
- a CDS encoding HAD family hydrolase yields the protein MTSPLRAVVFDFDGTILDTETREFYHWQQLYGEHGRELSLSEWQRGIGTWDAFDPWAGLPETVQQRREQVHAELRARILADIAEQDLRPGVREVLEGVRSAGLRLALATSSDREWVSHWLEQHELRSLFEVLCTRDDVRRVKPDPELYTLAAGRLGLRPGECLAVEDSLNGGLAAVAAGLRVVVVPNEVTYTQPFPPDWPRLNDGFALGLVGLLAAAGEGVGEGLPG
- a CDS encoding AEC family transporter, whose amino-acid sequence is MAQMFQALSSVLLPVVIVAGLGALLASQMRIDQLTIARLSMYLLIPALVLDVILRTPVHAAEAGQLGVAFLLVMGLSLLLGWLTGLGRPDAERRSLSAGAGIWNSGNMGLPIALFVFGEGGFDRATVVFLVSIVAMYIVGPALYGSASGPDQRSGPRGILRSIFRLPTVWVALVALILRLLNVPVPQGVTRGVSLLAQATLPLVLLSLGLQLGAGGWPPLNRRVWLASAARLIGGPLIALGVGRLVGLQGQSLAVLILSASMPTAVNALLIAQEYGGDAGTVSGVVLVTTLGSVLTIAAVVALLPGLG
- a CDS encoding Dps family protein, with the translated sequence MTKKSKAPEQAKAKAASQASKAKAAKPGVVPSGEAKADAAHLDTAFNALVDHNYLTEQEFTTVAETLQRNLATSISLYLKFKKYHWDIRGRFFRDLHLAYDEFIEKIFPSIDEQAERLVALGGSPIAAPSDIERYSVVKVPNETVRDARAQLADLVNDLTRVSRGYRDDSQTVDEANDPATADMYNGYAATIDMIRWMLQAIMDDDRLN
- a CDS encoding DUF4385 domain-containing protein is translated as MPKFDYSLHYAELDLRAHPELYRVGRGEQGVLLVQPYKGELLPHWRFATPEAARESSEAIFGMFEEYLRAGDFVGADMARKFLQMGFTRARRYANHKGGKKYDGPVPQDKKGQSGAHGRAELPRQPEDPVKAEAARIFKARWDEAEANEDYARLKKAHRAQYG
- a CDS encoding MBL fold metallo-hydrolase, with the translated sequence MTSLIPLAPGVWYLPGAVNSFVVAGSGQTALLIDTGLDDAHARKLLRVLEEAGLTPGGIMNTHSHADHHGGNRLILKRFPDLKVFAPPLEDAVITHPILEPLTLFGARPPRELQSKFLLAPPSPARLAPEPGLSRIGGADVELIEVAGHASLMYAVRVGEVLYAADALFGEDALNKHPLTFCADSGLQKRSAAKLARLEGVRTVLPGHGNPTSDLAGLVAANLAAYERTTAAVLRAVQAGEASIDELLARVCGALGITMTNAGAVVLNRAVVSAHLTELLEGGRLEMKVMDNKLIFSAQA
- a CDS encoding DedA family protein gives rise to the protein MVEWIQNLMDSLGYFGILLLMILENVFPPIPSEVILPSAGFAASRGDLNVVGVVLMGTLGSVLGTLPLYYVGRVFSEDRLIEWADKHGKWLALSGKDIRKADDWFDRHGAGAVLFGRMVPGIRSLLSLPAGMSEMPLPKFLLYSALGSALWSSLLTGAGYLLGENYDRVEEYVGPISTVIVGGLLVAAAIWLVRRRQQARAQAQE